The Lepeophtheirus salmonis chromosome 13, UVic_Lsal_1.4, whole genome shotgun sequence genome segment GTACGGTAAGCTCAAATGAATCAATAATACTAGTACATAGAAATTAACATCATGAACTTTTGTGATAATATCCAAAGGGGTTATATCGAAGGGATGTCGAAACTCTTTGAACCCCATGCGAatgttatttaacaaatttacttGAATAATTCTCATGGGATTTTTACGTTTCCATTATGGATTTCTTGCCTACAAATTCCTGTTTTATTGAAACTCGAAATTCAATTCTTACGATATTAAtgtgaaaaaacaattttttttgtaagtatcaTCTAAACAGTGTCAAGTACAAGGATGTTAAGTTCTatgttatattcaattttaccTGGCTTGACCATCTGTAATATTACTCCGTCTTGGATCTTCCTTTTCTTCTATTAGAGCAATACCTTATTTCGGGCTTAATCTTTGGGGAGGATAAATGgacaaatatatcaatgattTCATCATGATTAAGAATCCCAGTTGGAATAACTTCATCAGCAAATTCCTTAATAGTCATCAAAGGAAAGCGAATTTCATCAAGGGCAGAGCCAAGAATTTCTCGTCTCTTTTtccccaaattatttttatcctgTTCGTTTTTCACTTCTTTTGGATCCAATCGAGCATTTGCCCAATTCAATGCAGCCTTGAAAACTTCCAATTCTGTACAATTAAGACCTTCCCTGAATATAATTTGCGTGAGTATGGAATGATCAACTTCAATAAAAGATTCTGAGCTAATTGCTAATTGAGATTCGGAGTCGATTAAATCCCAACATAGACTAATAGTATTAGATATATCCTCATATATTCGCAAATTGCTTAAAAGAGCACAGACGTTGTTTGGTGTGAgatttttgttgataaatagAACACATTGCTCTGTTAGATGCtgaatcatatattttttggaggcATAGAGGATTGAAACAATATGATCCATATGTAACTCAATGACATCtgaatatagatatttaagCAACGTAAAAAAGGATTGAGGCTCAATATCTATGATTGTAATAGGATTGTCActagatttttgaactttagCGAAATGACCATAAAACATGACTTGGAAAACCGGGCTTCCAATGGATAGAACATATTTATGAGCGTGGATTATTTCCTTCCCTGTATGGGTATATTAAGcctatttaaaaacaaatggtTCGACCTTATCAAATAGCAAGTTTACCTATAAGAgacataaagaagaaaaaagattaatagaCGTAATAGGCGAGGCCGTAATCACATaagctacaatattttttggtatattaatgGTGAgtcatattcaataaaataaatccggccccaaaaacaaatttgtgatttgagcattgaatatttatgttgtgtTATATGACAGGGAAGCCAAAGCCTTGAAGTGggtcttttttgtatattagacaTACTAAGTTGtcttttaaaatcttaacactttcaaattaaacttcaaaaagatataatttattaattaactctagtattttaacaaaattaatacaatgaacagatgtgtgcctgagctctcttaatcattaatgtagctgcccttagcggcaatgatggtttACAGGCGGTGGCGGAACGCTTAGTACTATCTGTGGATATAGTCCTTTGGCATGGCTTCCTAATTCTGGCAGATAGGGGCTTTTAGGGCAtcgatgtttggatgacggacacggTAAGCCCTCCTCTCGACTTGTActcaaaagttgtagtcgagaaggttggcatcagggcagTAGGGCGTCAAAAGTGTCAacaaagagttcaaaataagtTAAACGATTCATCCAAAAGAGTTTTACAacagagaccacttttgacatcagcaatgaaagaaaccattgctgatgtcaaaagtggcctttccaccctcacaCGACTATTTCCACCCAATTTTTTGAGGGTATTATCCTGGGCTATTTTCTGTAACTCCTCCAGTTACAGTCTGGCCTTTTTAACAGAGTTTTTTaatgtttcggacttgctgatggtGGAAAAGGTGGTCCTGGAAACGCCCGACTGCTTCGAGTGTGGGAATGAAAATTCGCCAATCACGTTCTATTgccattttctcaacttgtacgtaagctagagagttctgattttttggattttttttttgcaacaaatttgtatatcctttaatatatcaaaatatgaattcatcTTAATTGCTTAACCTTAACTAATTATTGAAGTAGTAAATTTTTAGATTTGAATGAACCACCCGGCATAAAGTTGACAGAAAAATATCCCCTTGCTCAGGGCCATTGCCACCGGGAGTGGGTCCCACATGGAATATTAACGTTGGAAGATATGGAATATTCGTCagaaaatttgaactttttatttaatgacaacaaaaaaaaaagttgtttctaaaaaaatgttatattaaatttaagtagtaaaaattacttttaaatagaaaggaatatgactttaaaaaaaagtcaataaatgaTATATGGACACAGTCAATTAAAATGGtcattatatacaaataaaaagatgaaGTTCATATTAGGagatatgattttataaattgaggACGACCATAGTCAGTTCTATTGTGTTTGGGGAAACTACGATTTCTTAATTActtttgtgtttgaaaaaaacaacaacaaacctttgattcctttttttttataaaaatattgattataggTCAGTTTTTGGTGGAGCAACTGACAAAATAGCTTTATGCCTCATTGCCATACGGGGACCCTTCCCAATTGCCCGAATCATTTGTTGTGGAGTCTAAGGTCAATTTTTGGAGGGGTTTTGGACAATGAGTCAAAGTAGAACTATATaatcatactccacaaaatctATGAAAAACGATACGGGCAATAGGGAAGGGACCTTAGGACAATAAAGCATAGTTCTACCTACCCCTTTGCTCCACCATAAATCGAACTAATACTTGTAAATCGAAGAGCCAGTTTATCATTTgttgtttgaaaatttttatagttgttttGACACAAACAAAGACTGTTTGACTGGAATACTTTGTATATGTGTGTCAGAGTTTCTAGAAACTGGATGGATTCGCTAGGGCAGTAGTGCACAAGATGAACCATTGTATCAGATCTATTACTGTCCATGATGGGTATATTGATGATTCATGTGGTATACCTCAGAGTTGTGGTAATAAATATCACTCTTAAGTATCCTCTAAATACTTACTCGTAAGTCTTTTTGCGGTATTTTTGTTGCATTAGgcacagcaaagttcaatgttctTACTTTGGAAGACGCACTTCTCCAGAATTATAGCTTTGAAGTATTTTGAATCAACACCCTCTAAGCCTTTGAGGTTAGAGACAGGAAATATCTCAGGATATATGTATGGCATAGCGCAGACAGCAATTAAGTGAatgatataattgtataattttgcacAATTTATAAATGGCAGTATAAAAATTTGACctaatgtttaattttgaaaaaacaaaaaaaaaccctatctTAAACCAACACTAAGAGCCGTTAATTGTAGTAAATCCaaaaatagagataaaaatacattcaaataagTAATTGTAGCTTGCCTTCTCTCCCTACGATAAAAGTCACATCAGACATCAATGGATTATTGTAGAGTGCAGAGTTTCTTTCTACGAGGGTTTTCTTTGACAATTTCCAGTCGTATTCCATATTCAGGGATTTTGCAAAAGATTGCagtactaatataaatatttttactggaGTCCTACAGTttctaactttttaaaattttgttcgtTGCACATTTTATCAGATAGAAATTGATAAgataataatatgttgaaatTTATGATTACATGTAAACTCCACTATCAAAATAGAGATAGTAAACCTTAATTAATAACTTGGTGAATTGTGATAatgttaaattgaaaattaataggaaccttttttttcttctctttattaATCAACTTCAGAATCTCCATAAagttaacaacttttaaaaacaaacatgtaattaaatttttccagaaTGTAAATGATTAAGAACCATTTTTTCAATGGTAATATAATTgagaaattacttttattggatgcaaaaatcaacaaattaataataattttattctattttcgacttatctataaaaaaacttgatatatACTGATACGTAATTAATCaatacaatgatattttttatcagtttaTTTCTACATAGAAGAGGTGtcttatattaaaacaaaatatataattatttgcacttgaatcattttttattcttagaaaAACATCACAATACAgattgtatcaaaattatttcaagtaACGTGGCTTTTTAACGGTGTTTTTAACATGGCTTggatataataagaaaattaaatattgcattttgtATATGAAATTGATGcgtaagaataaaaatatgtttattgatATGCTTACGCACGCATTTCGAACGCATATCTTCTTCCTTTCTATTACTATCATGGTctttatgtatacattttaaGCAATTCAGTGAATCcatctttatttatctaaatattagAATAACAGCCATGTAAtggagatattttattaatgagatAATTCATTcactttgatattatatttttttttaaacgtttttcAAAGTTcgaaaaatgcatattttgggttttttttcaagtaaaatgGATGGTAGATCTACTTCTGCTTGTCGTAAAATTAGTTAACAAATCCTACCACGCCAATTAGAGCTCCATAAAACCATTACTCATTGTAAATGACGTTGGATTATATGAAAAATGCTTTCGATATGTAAGTTTTAAAATGCTGTATTATTGGTTGGAATGCGTAATTAATGGAGACAAAAAGGCAATAGATTGAAGATCTTTTCCACGTTAATCACTCTGTAAGGGCCGTTAAGACATTGtgaattaaacataaaaagacaaatattatttttcatcagaAATACTTATTTTGGAAGATAActatacaaacattttttaaagactgtgtattcatttttttttttttgtaatgttaatttaattgataagttagagttgcattgattaagttaTAGGTAATTTCTTAtaagaatttttcataaattgcttAATTGTCACTTATATAGACTATTTCTtaggtgatatttttttttttgtcataaaattataaaagttacacCTTTTGTGGCTGTGTAAAACCTCTACATATTGCTCCATACATATGGCTCAAACTATACGAGAAGGGTCTTAAAAGTTTCCGATCTCAACTTGAAGATGTCAGTACTCCTTagtaaaagctagtcacatttaGGTAGCAGCTGTTGGCAGTTActtaccaaagtttcagccattttggagacGTAGTTGTTATGTAACCCTCGTTTGGGTGAGGTGATGTgagtttttatatgaaaatggataaaatcgAGTATCAAGGTGacgtaaaatatttgaataaattcaaacaatatcgGACTTATAAAGacttgttttgttaaaatttgacgtttCTAAGTCAATTCAACTCGAAGTAATTTAGCCGATAATAAAAACTGTCTTGGGAACCTTTATATTGCAGAAATATATGCCGAGAACTATTTGTACGGGTTACCAAGATGGGGGGATCGCTGGGAGGAgtgtttatatttacaattaagaaaaatgttttacatttttgaacttttaagaCCAACTTGGTAAATTATTTCACTTTGATCAAAACGTTTAGATTATGTCAcacaaacatttcaaaaaaaactttttctggctacaaatatatatataaatatgcttgGAAAATATCTAgagatctatttatttttcccaagaggaatatataaatacatatcatACTTTTAAGGATAATGTTTCTATTGATACAGAtattgaatggttttttttatatcagtataaatacaaaatggttGATACATTGTTTACGGAATTAAATATGGTCGAGACATTAACgaacataatatatgtttgtatatattataaagatagATGTAAGGACATAGAACGGGAATGGTGAGCATAAAGAATTTCGATGACTCTctccatatattattataatgtaagtCATTTATTCAacttagttatttattatttgttgaaaaaatgaacCTAATGGCTACAAAATCCGTAAAGATGATTAATAAAGACAGTGTAAGATAGTAGCACCATTGGAATGGTTACTGGGTCTTATAAATGTTACAGTCAAATAGTGAAACTAGCCATTTAACCAAGTCCCTAAAATGTTTAGTTAATTCCTGAAATGTTTAATTAtgattctaattatttttctaagagaTGGCtatagtaatgtgtatctcgcgtttTGTAAGTGCAATTGGGTTACACTAAAtagcatttaaatataaaattttcgaGATCAACTTTAACGTTCGTTCAGGCAGCAAATTATTTCTTGATAATTATTAGTGTGTACTTATGTTTTACTTTAATAacacatatttgtttgttgtgATGCCAATCCATATGGTGTCAAgactgaattttaatttttttaggtggtctgatcaaataataaataaccaaaaaacCCTTCACGCAAATTCGTTCCTTTTGTTGTAGTAATTAGTTAActaataagacattttttttagttgaataagTCACCTTAAAAAGGACTTCCAACAAGTTTCctctacaataataaaatttgccaTTGTAAAGGAAGAACAGTTTTACTGcgaaattgtataatattactataaaaaatccattatttttctctagatggctttagtaatatgTATCTTGCGTGGTAAAATTGCAGTTGGCTGAGGCTGGATGGTGTTATAAAGATAAGGATTTATACTAAAATAGCTTCTCAGacagttttattattgtttgagAACTCGTCAAAGATTaaaccagcaaagagaaaaatatgccatat includes the following:
- the LOC121128087 gene encoding BTB/POZ domain-containing protein 6-B, with the protein product MEYDWKLSKKTLVERNSALYNNPLMSDVTFIVGREGKEIIHAHKYVLSIGSPVFQVMFYGHFAKVQKSSDNPITIIDIEPQSFFTLLKYLYSDVIELHMDHIVSILYASKKYMIQHLTEQCVLFINKNLTPNNVCALLSNLRIYEDISNTISLCWDLIDSESQLAISSESFIEVDHSILTQIIFREGLNCTELEVFKAALNWANARLDPKEVKNEQDKNNLGKKRREILGSALDEIRFPLMTIKEFADEVIPTGILNHDEIIDIFVHLSSPKIKPEIRYCSNRRKGRSKTE